Genomic DNA from Kluyveromyces lactis strain NRRL Y-1140 chromosome C complete sequence:
CAAAATGACAGAGTGGTATTATGGGAAGGATATGTACATGCGGGTAACGAGTACTCTGAATTTCATAGATTATCGTTGATCTTTTGACATTACGTATGCACATTTACCGATCGCTGCACCATAGAAGTTACTAGATGAGAGCGGTTGTTATACTTGATGGTATATACAATTGAAGTATACTTTATACTTTAATATATCGATATAGCAGAGCCCTTAAGGATCTTACTGCTTCTGTtactcttttttttcttctgtatATTGATTCAGTCTGAAGCCGTATTACTAGCAGTAGAAGAAGCTGGAGGTGGAGGAGGAGGGGTTGCCTTTGATGAGGATCTTGGTGATTGATCTTTTCCCTCTTGGAAGTAGTCAGCCATTGATGCTGAAGCAGCCGCAGCATTGGTAGTGTTCGAACCGCGGTGAAGCTGTGCTTGTCTTCTTCCAACCGGAACTGGTACCTGAAGTGGGTTTGAAGGCATCGTTTCTTTATTATCCGCATTATTAGCCAACGTCGCAGGAATTAAAGTTGGTTGTGTAATTGGGTGGATGATGTTGTTTGAATTGTGAGATTCAACGGCTGCTGGAGAGTGGATAATTGATTGTGAATTTTGGATAGGTGCCGGGATTCTGTGCAAGAAACCGTAGCCAACGTTGCATCCAAGCCTTCCGTCAGCAGCAAGGTGTACCGTCACAGGTCTTACGCAATCCACGGCTTTGTTGTATACGTATAGTACTAAAGAATGGTTCGCTCTTGATCTGACAATGTCTTGTAACAGATGCTCACCGCCAGTTGCTAGCAATCCATCTTGGCATGCGATAATGTAATCCTGATCTGGAATCAATCCTGCTTGCATAGCGGGTCCGTTTTCAATGTTTAGTTGTAAAACATGGTAACTATACGTAACAGCGATTAATGGGGTCCATTGCACTTTGAAACCTAACGCTTCAAACATCTTAGAAGTCATTAGGGATTGTTGCGCATCTGTTTCATCCAACGGGATCTCGCTCACAGAGTTTTTCGCCGAGACGTAAAGATACTCCTCTCTGTAAACACCCCCTTTACCAGACCATACATGTAACTTGATAGTGTTGCCACAATGctcattgaagaatgatatAATCCTTTTATAATCTGGGTAGAACGTCTGTGATGCACCCATGGTACCATCCTGTACCAAGGGGATCGGTTGGTTATTGAAACCAATGATATAATCAAAGAACGAAGTTAATTGCAATTGCGACTCGTCAACTTGTACCACTCTTAAACCATATAGAGAATCCGTTTGATGAGCATATCTAGGGTCATCTTCCCTTATCGGGAACAATTGTGGTGGTACtgaatgaaaatatgaatCAATAGGTTTGTCCCCAACCGTTCCAGTAACAGACTCTTCAAGAGTTCTGACAAGATTTTTCGCTATTCTGAACATAATTATATTGCAATGACAAATATAACAGTTTCAAATCGGATAGCCGGTGTGCCAAGGTACTGTTGTAGGATCACCCCAGACTGGACTAGATTAGATCAGACGAGTATTTTCTACATTCAACCTTTGGctaaagatttcaaagaaagaaaacatgCAATAGGAAAACGGAAACCATTTTGGAGTTTTCAGAAGCATTTCACGTGACCTACAAACAAAACGCTAATGGTTCATTTCATACCGGTGGAAATAGCAGCCAAACATCAACGTAACGCTCTGACAATGGACTATCGGGCATGCTAGACGATCGAGATAGTCTTTAAGTAGAAACGACAATCTCTACCTTCAGGAGCCTTACAATTTTCTCACCTTCTTCCCATCCATTCAACGCGAAAGGAAACTTAAAAGTACAATTGCAAATGTGCTACATAGTATTATCTCTACATTGTTTCGACTGACGTATTCAAAGCTGAAATAGTAGTactttgaattctttttATCAGTTTCAGGACTCTACATTCCCACCCCACCTAATTAACAACCTGCCTTTCAGCATTGATACACGTGAATTCCCGGTGATTGCCCAATCGGTAGGCAAGCCGCGAAACGGCTTTTAAGGACACTGGTGCGTATCTATCCACAACAACGAGTACAGGTTCGTATATACATGTATAAACTGGTCTAGCCCAGAGCACTCACTGGTTCGTATATACCATGATCTTCTGAGCCAATACACACATTCGGCCCATAAGGTCAACCAAAACGTGACCCCGCATTTTCTTATGCGTCAATAACGTTGTTTGTTCGAGTAGCCAAGAGTAACGGTAACGGCGACCGTGACTAACAGGTGacaattttcaaatattctaAAAACCGTGAAAAAAACAGTTTCAACTGGAGATGGTGCGCAGTTTCTTCTACTTTATAATATAAGAGAGTGACTGTAGTTGAGAAAGGATAATTCATACTTTTTACTTTGTAGAAAAGATCAAGGATTCTTGTTAAAGAGTAGACAAGACACGACAAGACAAGCTAAAAGAATAACAACTAGAGCATAATGTCAGATCCTAAGTTAACCAAGGCGGTTGATTCTATATGCGATCAGTTCATTGTTACTAAATCGAAGATATCTCAGTTGACTGAGTATTTCATCGATTGTATGGAAAAGGGATTAGAACCCTGTGAATCAGATATCAGTCAAAACAAAGGGTTGCCTATGATTCCGACGTTTGTGACTGACAAGCCATCCGGTCAGGAACATGGAGTAACCATGTTGGCAGCTGATTTAGGTGGTACTAATTTCAGAGTTTGCTCTGTGGAACTATTAGGTAATCATGAATTCAAGATTGAACAAGAGAAGTCAAAGATTCcaactttcttcttccagGACGATCATCATGTTACCAGTAAGGATTTGTTCCAACATATGGCCCTGATCACGCATCAGTTTTTGACTAAACATCATAAGGATGTAATTCAAGATTACAAATGGAAAATGGGTTTCACTTTTTCATATCCAGTCGATCAAACCTCCTTGAGCAGT
This window encodes:
- the GRH1 gene encoding Grh1p (similar to uniprot|Q04410 Saccharomyces cerevisiae YDR517W GRH1 Golgi localized protein component of the spindle assembly checkpoint homolog of human GRASP65 which functions in postmitotic reassembly of Golgi stacks), whose product is MFRIAKNLVRTLEESVTGTVGDKPIDSYFHSVPPQLFPIREDDPRYAHQTDSLYGLRVVQVDESQLQLTSFFDYIIGFNNQPIPLVQDGTMGASQTFYPDYKRIISFFNEHCGNTIKLHVWSGKGGVYREEYLYVSAKNSVSEIPLDETDAQQSLMTSKMFEALGFKVQWTPLIAVTYSYHVLQLNIENGPAMQAGLIPDQDYIIACQDGLLATGGEHLLQDIVRSRANHSLVLYVYNKAVDCVRPVTVHLAADGRLGCNVGYGFLHRIPAPIQNSQSIIHSPAAVESHNSNNIIHPITQPTLIPATLANNADNKETMPSNPLQVPVPVGRRQAQLHRGSNTTNAAAASASMADYFQEGKDQSPRSSSKATPPPPPPASSTASNTASD